From Peromyscus eremicus chromosome 3, PerEre_H2_v1, whole genome shotgun sequence, one genomic window encodes:
- the Snrpg gene encoding small nuclear ribonucleoprotein G isoform X2: protein MDKKLSLKLNGGRHVQGILRGFDPFMNLVIDECVEMATSGQQNNIGMVVIRGNSIIMLEALERV from the exons ATGGACAAGAAGTTATCAT TGAAGTTAAATGGTGGCCGACATGTACAAGGAATACTACGGGGCTTTGATCCCTTTATGAATCTTGTGATTGATGAGTGTGTGGAGATGGCAACTAGTGGGCAACAGAATAATATCGGCATGGTG GTCATACGAGGAAACAGCATCATCATGTTAGAAGCCTTGGAAAGAGTCTAA
- the Pcyox1 gene encoding prenylcysteine oxidase 1, whose amino-acid sequence MGRYAAALVGLQFGLGLLLCELGSLASAEPRAPPDRIAIVGAGIGGTSSAYYLRKKFGKDVKIDVFEREEVGGRLATLKVEGHDYESGGSVIHPLNLHMKRFVKELGLSSIPASGGLMGVYNGKSLVFEESSWFIINMIKLVWRYGFQSLRMHMWVEDLLDKFMRIYRYQSHDYAFSSVEKLLLAVGGDDYVRLLNQTLHENLQKAGFSETFINEMIAPIMRVNFGQSTNLNAFVGAVSMTAADSNLWAVEGGNKVVCSRLLQASSSNLITGSVVSIEEKTRTKQTGNPTKMYEVVYKTGSETHSDFYDIVLVAAPLNRKMSDITFLNFDPPIEEFDDPYQHLVTTLIKGELNSTLFSSRPKDQFGLSVILVTDDSDMFINSLSIVAPVRAKEGPAPAVDGMHVWKTFSRDVLTKEQTSKLFLSYDYAVRKQWLSYPYYEPPQKCPSIVLHDRLYYLNGIEFAASCMEMSAIAGYNAALLAYHRWNGNEDMIDQEDLYEKLKTEL is encoded by the exons GGTGGCACTTCCTCAGCCTATTACCTTCGGAAGAAATTTGGGAAGGATGTGAAGATTGACGTGTTTGAAAGAGAAGAGGTCGGGGGCCGTCTGGCCACTTTGAAGGTGGAAGGTCATGACTACGAGTCAGGGGGTTCTGTCATCCACCCTCTAAATTTGCACATGAAGCGTTTTGTCAAAGAGCTGG GTCTCTCCAGTATTCCAGCTTCAGGTGGCCTGATGGGGGTGTACAATGGAAAGTCTCTGGTGTTTGAGGAGAGCAGCTGGTTTATAATCAACATGATTAAGCTGGTGTGGCGCTACGGATTTCAGTCTCTGAGAATGCACATGTGGGTAGAAGACTTGCTGGACAAGTTCATGAG gaTCTATCGTTATCAGTCCCATGACTATGCCTTCAGCAGTGTAGAAAAGTTATTGCTCGCTGTCGGAGGGGATGACTACGTCCGACTGCTTAACCAGACTCTCCATGAAAACCTGCAGAAAGCAGGCTTCTCTGAGACATTCATCAACGAGATGATCGCTCCTATCATGCGCGTCAATTTTGGTCAAAGCACCAACCTCAATGCCTTTGTGG GGGCAGTGTCAATGACAGCTGCCGATTCCAACCTTTGGGCTGTGGAAGGTGGTAATAAAGTTGTTTGCTCAAGGCTCCTTCAGGCCTCCAGCAGCAACCTTATAACCGGCTCCGTAGTGTCCATAGAGGAGAAGACAAGGACCAAACAGACAG GAAATCCCACAAAGATGTATGAAGTGGTATATAAAACAGGATCTGAGACCCATTCGGACTTCTATGACATTGTCCTTGTGGCTGCTCCATTGAACCGGAAGATGTCTGACATAACTTTCCTCAATTTTGATCCGCCCATTGAGGAATTCGATGACCCATATCAACACCTGGTGACAACTTTAATTAAAGGAGAACTCAATTCCACTCTCTTCAGCTCTAGACCCAAGGATCAGTTCGGCCTCTCTGTGATTCTTGTCACTGATGACTCAGATATGTTTATTAACAGCCTGTCCATTGTGGCCCCTGTAAGAGCGAAGGAGGGTCCTGCACCGGCGGTGGATGGCATGCACGTGTGGAAGACCTTCTCTAGGGACGTTCTCACCAAAGAGCAGACTTCAAAGCTCTTCCTGTCCTATGATTATGCTGTACGGAAGCAATGGCTGTCCTACCCTTACTATGAGCCTCCTCAGAAGTGTCCCTCCATCGTCCTCCACGACCGGCTCTATTACCTCAATGGCATTGAGTTTGCGGCCAGCTGCATGGAGATGAGTGCCATCGCTGGCTACAACGCCGCTCTCCTTGCCTACCACCGCTGGAACGGTAACGAGGACATGATTGACCAGGAGGACCTGTATGAGAAGCTCAAAACGGAGCTGTAA